atttcccaagttcacaaatccccaaattctcaatttcccaagttctcaaattctcaaattctcaaattctcagattctcaaattctcaaattcccaaattcccaaattcccaaattctcaaattctcaaattctcaaattgacaaatccccaaatccccaaatccccaaatccccaaatccccaaatccccaaatccccaaatccccaaatccccaaatctccaaatccccaaattcccaaatatccaaatccccaaatccccaaatctccaaatccccaaatccccaaatatccaaatcctcaaatccccaaatccctaaatcctcaaatctccaaaatccctatatccccaaattcccaaattcccaaattcccaaatctccaaattcccaaatacccaaatacccaaatttccaatttcacaaattcccaagttatcACTGAAATACTTGCTACAAAGTTTAAAGGAACTCTGCATTCACAagatttcttcttcttctcaaaAGGCGTCAAAGATTTACTTTTCGTCGCCTGTCCATGTTTTCAGTTGGCTGAGCAACTTCGACATCGAGGGTGCGTCTCCTTTACTCAACTTCGGCAGAGCCGTGCTACTTGGATATAGTAATCGCGGAAATTCTGCAGCGTGTTACGAGACTTTTCCAAAGTGTCCAAAAGACATGAACTCTCtgatttattatttgaataattataatgGCGGATTTTTTAGGTTATTCAACAGAGTGCAGGGTGGAAATTATCGAGATGATAGTAATCATCATTATACAGGTACAGTGtcaaaaacaatttaattttggcaatatatatttttactattttaattctAGTCAAAATATCATCTATTCTAATTTATAATTAGACATGTATCTATAATCTAGATATGTATCTATAACGTATCTATTATCTataagttataataattatttagtatGATACTTTAGCAAAATgatataagaaataaatttttatatgtagttATTCAAGTATTACTTTTTGAATTTCTTTCTGTTACAGATAATTCGAAGGTCATAATAAAAGGAAGAATAACCTCTGGAATAAAGAAAGATAACAGAATCAGACCCGTTggaaatcaaatttattttccgAGCATCAAGTATTATGAACACTATGAGAAACAAGAACCTTCGAGTTATAAGGAAATTTCTAGTGGAAATGAAATCATTTTCCCCAATCAAAAATCGCCAAagaatacacttattattaataGTCTACAGAATCATGACTATAAGTCGGAGTCAAACGTTTGGCACAAGAACGTCGCATTTTTCCCTCAGGTAATTGAAGGCACAAAATAACTACAAtacaagtaataataatagacaTTGCAAGTAATCAAAacatacatttgtaaatttacttaTTTGCAAATAATTGATCGATAAATCCCTTAGAAAGAAGCTATGTGAAAGTGcgaacaaataatttatttgcatttacaataattttcaaaaatttaacctGCATGAAAATTTACAGGAGACAAGTGACAAGAGGTTCTCTGGATTTCGATTTCCAACTATCTAccattaaaacaaaattatatattataaataaagcgatgaatataataattatccaAAACGGAActttatacaaataattaattaccaacaaaaatttaataactatcAATCTCAGATCACTAGCTTCTCAGCTACcttcgttattcaaaataaaaaattctcatcTTCGCTCAAAATaagtattgcaaaattattaagttaaacGATAAAGGTAGTTATTGACGAAATAACAAGTTTGTCGTAGATGAGTGCAAATTTGCGCAAGATTATCAGGGAGAGAGGATTATTTCGTTTATTTCATCCGTGCCGCTCCCACCGAGTATTTTCTATCCACCTGTAGAAGGTGAGCTCGTAACAGGAAGTCCCTAGTCGGTGAACGCGATGTTACTGGCCCGAGTGCCGTTTGTGGAAACAGCATGGGGTGCCGTTAGAGCACCGCCAACTTGTCCAATGAATCTGCGACCAAGCACGAGCCACTTTATGTCTCAGTTACGCGACTcgataaattgtattttatccTGCATCGATTTCCTGCTCCCTACGAGTCCGCGTACGGTATCTACAGGGTGTATGTTACTGTATTACACACTTTCGGTACGTGGCAGAAAAATGTTTATGAACAGGAGTTAATTTTGACGTGgttataaattgataatattaagttcaTTGTGAGTTGATAATTTCAAGTTTGttgtaaattgataatttatttgaaGTTCGCTGTAAGTTGATAACCAATTTCAAATAGGGTGtagattattacaattttaaattgggTATAAATTTTTGATGAATCTCATATTGGGTGTAGATTGTTGATCAATTTCATATAGGGTATAGATTGTTAATCTCAAGTTGGGTATAGATTGTTGACCAATCTCATATCGGTTGTAAATTGTTAATCAATCTCAAATCGGTTGTAAATTGTAGATCAATCTCAAATGGAGTATAAATTGTTAATCAACCTGAAATTGGACGTAGATTGTTAATCAATCTCAAATTGAGTGTAGATTGTTAGTCGACCTCAAATTGGATGTAGATTGTCAATCAATCTCAAATCAgcaattactattttttaagacATAAATCCAACACAATAATCACTATAAATttgttgcaatataaaaatattgattcatTATATGCACTGCGAAgtacaattacaaaaaatataaataaacataataatataaaaaatcaaaattaaaggGTGTTTTTGAAATCTAAAATCTTGTAAACAAAATTCCTACATGAACcattacaaaaattgtacacaAATTTTCACCAGAAATTATAACTAGGTTATGTCAGGAATTCAGATGCATCTGCAGTAAAATCAAAATTAGATTAATTTAATTGTAccaatattgtaattatatgtattGAGTTATACAgaaagaatgaaaataaaacTTACATTGTATTTcaacaatataatttttcactaatattaatatttgaacaatataatttgctactaatattgatatttaaacaCTATAATTTTACATAGTTTCTTACagtaaatttgaacaatttaagtAACGAGAATCTCCAATAttagtttttcaagttttaaccCTTCTATCCCGCCAGGCACATAATCGTCCgggtgaaaaataaatatacgtgTGAGCGGAAACATTATCGTGATATTCGTAGGGACTTTTCAGTAACGATCAAATGGGAGGAGCTGCGAACGGTCGACGACACGCGAATTCTCTCAAACAGTTTCGTTatatctacattttttaaacgtCACGCTTCCACGCGTGTACCTTATTGCAACCCCTGTTCACCTGCGATAATTTCGCGAGAGAAGCGATAATTTTCGACCGTGAGATAGCAGGTAGGTAATAAGCAATGGCAACAGCTTGCATTTGTCATCATTGTAGCACACAGAGGGATTAAATTATGCACAACGGTATAATGACGAGTTATGAACTACCCTTTAGCTTCATAACCAACGCGACGAGGTGAGCCGCGTCATTGTGAGCTCGTTAATGCTGCATGTTGTCCGTTGCAAACGATTacctttttctcgttttgacCTGCTATCGTAAATACTCGGTGCACTATTTACTTTTACACTTTCCATGTTCTCAGATTTTTCCGTTtcaagatttttagatttttggatttttaggtttttcgatttttggatttttcgaTTTTCAGATTATTGAATgtttagatttgtagatttgtaaatttcaagatttctagatttctagctGTCTAGGTATTTagtcttttcaatttttagagtttcaagtttgaaggtatagaaattctaaattgaatacttgaagagcttgaaaaataaataaaaaattactgaacccccaatttctacatttatcaatttccaaattacccagCACCTTAAATCCACAAGTCTTATCCCcataaaccaaaaaaaaaacccTCTCCACTCCCTTCCCTCCTACAAAAAACCGGTCCAATATTCAACCCAAAAGATCCACCATCGTTTCACAAGCCTCCAACCGTCCATAACACGCGCCTCCCCCCAAATTCACGCATACAACGATccccgaaaaaaagaaaaacgctCGAAAAGAACTGGGAAGGTTGTGGGGGAGGACGTGTAATTATTTTATCCTTTCTAGCGTGTAATTCGAGGCGTGCTCGCGTCCGAGAGTTCGACGTAGGGTGAGTCGAAGGGGGTGGAAATAGTGTGGCCACGGCGATTGCCGTAGCCTGGAGGGCCGTGTGCCTTGGACAAGGCCAAATAGGGTGCAACTGACAGCGAAAGACAATTAGCCTTCTGATACATCCAATGTCGCCCGAAACACCGAGACACGTCTCGTGAATTCGCTACGCGCCTCCTGAACACCAGCCTCGACGATGGCAAACACTCGGGGGTTGTACGTGATTGTTCCTGGCAACCGAATGGGCCGTCCTTCGATTCGGCTTCTATAGCATCGCGTAATTGAACGGTGATTTTTGTATCGGATAGGGGGTCATTTCTGGTGAACGTTGTGGGAGATTCGTTTTAATTCCTAACCTATACGTGAATTGTAGATGGCGCTTTGAGTGACAAAATTGTGATGGACGTTCTCTTAAAATTATACTCAATTatagtatttcatttttgtatgaATATTACAGATAATCGTCTGAATACTATAACAgtgtcaataaaatttaaacatattcttgctccatatgttcatatgtgttcatatgttcaaCAAAAATACATGTTATCCATTAGGAGCAACGAACTaccaattattaaaaaatttgaatgtaaatgttaaaacttgCTCCACATGTTCATATGCATTCATATGTTCAACAAAAATACATGTCGTCTATTAGCAGCAATgaactattaattattaaaaaacttgaattttaaaaatgttaaaaattgataaacaatTATGAACATATTTAAACACCCTTATGTGTAAGAATATGTGTAAGGATATGTGTGAAACAATACATCAATTTTTTGCTCAATTAcagtataaaatacaaaatgataCACAACTAACCCTCATCCTTTTAAAATCTTCCACCTGGATACACATAATGTGTGTAATCGTTACTAAACCAATTGCACGCAACCACCATTAAGTACCTTAATCAAAGGCACTGCGAAGAAATCAATCCGCAACCCCGGTCGAAATTGAAGACACAAATCAAGGATAAACGGGTAACAGGCTGAAGGTAGTCCGCAAAGGACGAGACTATGATTCCGTGCGACGCCATCCCGCGTAATCTCACTCTATTAGGACGGTATTATTTTCCGTGGTAGACATCAAAGAGGATTTCCCGCGGGCTCATTGTATCGTCGTGATAATTCCTCGTTATTAGGAGCTCGCCGGGAGCGTTGGTCTCATGTCGGCTTACCACACCCCAAGTGCCGAAACAAATCCTTCCGAATTGGAGCCGATGCAAAGGAGCCCTCCTCCTTCGACGAGCCACCGACAAAAGGACCAACAGGAGCGCGACGAGGGGACGCCATAGTCGCGTCATAATCCCCGTGAAAAATGCGTCACAGGTGAACGGGGCCATCGAACCAGGTGAGGCTGAAAGGGAAAATCGAATTTTCCGGGGACTGACGGGGTTAATCAAGTGTCCTTGATCGGGGATCGAGCGGCAACATAATTAGACGGTTTCAGGGGTGGATTGTAGCTACATAGGGGTGCTGCGAGGATTTTGTGGTCCGTTTCGAGGAGTATTTGCGTTGGTAGTCGGTGAGGGAAGGGGATCTTTTAATTGGAACTTGTAATAATTCTTTCGGGGATTGTTTTCATTTCCTTAATATAGTGACACTAAATAAAGAATCTTAACTATAGAGCATAAATATGATAGGGGAGGAAGAAAATTAGGAATCCGTAGGAGTTAATCAAGGATCAATAATACGGTGGACGGTGCACAAAATAAGACATAAATTCCCCGGGAATTCCAACCCTCCGTTTAACCATAAAACACCGCGTTCTATTTAGCTATATATTTTTCTCCACGAGCGGTCCACAATGGTCCAATATCGCCGGATAGCAATATACCGGGTGAACTGTCCTTTCCTCAGGACTTTTCAATTTGGAGGCATCGCAGGGACAGCAATTCGAGCGGACAAAAGGAGCCGACCGATCGTAGATCTTGTTGAAAACTGACTCCCGACCACCACGATCCCTCTCGACCGCTTGATCGACAGAATAATTCGGCGGGAATGAAAATTTCGCGTCCCATGCGTCTCACGATCGCGTGAATCTCCGGGATAACCGTGACCGGAGACCAGGATAAGTGGATATCGTAAGGGAAGGAAAAATATCCCTTCGGCCTTCATTGTCGTCGCCGGCGTGATTTTCCCCTCCCTTTTAAAACGCTCAATCGGTCTCAGGAATCGCTTTGTCGACCAAGTGTCGACCCGTGCACTGATCGATTGATGCTTTATTGGCTGAAGTTTAGATGATACCACTGGTCGGTGAGTTTTAATAAAACACGGGCTAGGATTTAGCTAACCGTTGATGATTCACAGATAGTAGAGATACTTATATCTTTATCcgtgtacatatgtgttcatagATCCGTATGTGTAGGTACACATCATGGATTTATAcgtttatacatgtatattgtaGATTTATGTAGGTACGTATTAGGGCTTCATGTGTAGATGCATATGCAGATAGGTACATATCGTAAGTCCACATGTAGGTACATGTGGATATACGtctatatacgtatatgtatgtatatgtatattataggtATATGTGCCTACATTCAGCAGATGCATATGTAGATACGTACAGGTAAATATTGTAGGTCCACATACATGTAGATGTATGTGGGTACGTATTATAGGTCCACATGTATACGTACACGTATGTATACATTATAGGTCGATGTGTAAATACATGAACTTACCTTTTGAGGATGTATATGCAGATACGTATAGGTAGGTACTGCAGGTTCAGATATACAATGTAGGTACATGTGGGTACATATTACAGGTCCTCATATACgtttatgtacatgtacattatGTATAAGCACATACAGCTTTATATAGCTACATTAAAGGTGCATATATGGatacacataaaataaaaattttccttTTCAAAAGTCAACAAAACCATTTAAAGCATCAACTACGTATCTCAAACATTCGAAACAGCCTGCAATCCTTCAATTTCCATCCTCGATCCCGTTGATCCCATGTCCAGGATCTGCAGGTTTTCCTCATTAAAAAGCGGAATCACCGTCGTCCTTTATCGTTTGCTCAAACACCGATCACTCCCTTTAAAACGTTGGTCGTTGGCCGTAGTCTGATCCAGCGGATAGGCTTTCAAATCGTTCATAAATAAAGCATCGAGCTGCGGGTCGCGTCTCGTGCAACGTCAGTCAGCCACGTTGATTGCAGCATTGAAGACACGTGTCGCGGATCAATTCTCGGCCGCGTGTCAGTATTTTCGTATCATCGCCCGGAGGGAGTGCCTTCGACTCGTTCGCGGTCTCTTTTCTTCGTGGTTGCCTCCTCGTCTCCAACTTTCATCCCTTAGCAACACCACTCTTTTGTGGCGGCTTTTATTTTCTGACCGCGTCTGTCTCGTTCTCGAAGCCGGTCCAACGTCGTTGGAAAAAGGTATGGGTCTCTCCTTCTCTTCCTTGCGTCGTTTCTCCTCTTGCTCGACTGTTGCTTCCTTTTTAAAACGACTAGACGACGCTTTAATGCGACGGGATTATGCGGCCGGTCGAAAGCTCGGGGTTTTCCTCGAGATTGTCACGGATAAAGGGCCGGGCAAACACAGGGGGGCAAAGGACACTCGCCGATTATCGACGCCTCCTCGCTCGCAGCGGGGCtgctttttttaattaaagtatCAACCGTGGCTGGCTTTCTTGCACGCCTTGCGATTTATAAAAGCATTGAAGAGATTTCGTTcctcaaaaatcaaaaattaaaataatattattacacgATATTTCATAAGAATATTACAAGGTCCGATGTTTGCAATTATTCTTAAATAAGCAACCAGATCATTCAACTCTGCACAAAGCCCAATattttgtttccttgttttcaGCAGTTAAATCAGTCATATTTGCGGCACTGTCAGGATCCGAATTAAAACCAACTCTCAACCTTGAATAAAACCGCACTCACGAGCAACCGCAAGCGACCAGAAGTATTTCTCGCGCGAGGCTAGGCGCCAAGCCCAGTGATGTTCCAAGAAAAGCATCCTACCAGGAAGCGTTCCAGGACGAAGAGAGACAACCGTCTTGTCGGCTAGAAGCTGGCTAACGTCTGTGTAAATGCTGGTTCGCGTGGTGCCCGAGGGTTTGACCGACAATGAAGCGTCGTTTTAGGCTCCGCTAGGATCAACAACGTCCGTTCCGCATCGCCGAGGGCTAATTCGTCCTCGAGGACGGGGCAGAGTACAGCTAACCTCGTTCTTGCCGCTGGACGAGTCGCTCGTTTCAGCTCGGCTGCGATGTTGCGGCGTTTCGTCAACAAAAACGGGACGCACGCCGTTTACCGCATGGTGGCAGCGCGGAAATGTGGCCGCCATTGCGAGGAGGTTTTATTCCGGCGCATGGAATCGCGACGGTTCTTTGcagaattatgcaattatgtaAAGCGCGCGGCCGAACGGTTTTATCGCTCTCCATGGGGATGTTTCTTGTCGCTGTCGGTTGAGGTCACGGAATTGAGGAGAAATTGGTGCTGCGTTCTTACACAGGCGTTTATTTAATTTGACGTTATGAGTGAGGAAAAAGAAGCGGTTTCTTCGGCGCAAAGTGGTCACAGATTCCTTCGAAATATATTTCTTCTGACACCTGGGCAATCTCCAAAAGAAATAATATGTAGAAAACGCAGATCCTACTCTAAGACTGCAAATAAAGCAATCTTATTTTGCATGTATCATATCAGAGAAGAttctgtattatattattaaaaaatcctaaaagATATGAACTCTGAAAAGATACGTTATTACAAACTTTTTTGGGGGCTACGAGGGTAAATTTTGGGGTTAGTTTACCCATTCATTTTTGACGACATCGAGCCCCGGAAACGTCAGAACGTCGAACGAAATCAAACAAGAACTCGCAATTACGAACGAATTGGTGTTCCAGTTAATTCACCGGTCGCTGTTCAAACACCTCAACGTGTGTCTTCGCAGTATTTGATATTCGTAGCACGTATGAATCATTGCCAGAAGGTATGTGGAGATGTGATTACACGGTGTCAATGGCGTGTACGAGCAAGGAGTCCCCGCACTTTGCTCCTGCAGTGTATCA
Above is a window of Megachile rotundata isolate GNS110a chromosome 12, iyMegRotu1, whole genome shotgun sequence DNA encoding:
- the LOC100880222 gene encoding uncharacterized protein LOC100880222 translates to MIFRFVLICLVLRFDVRAEDRFQRTSQDSDGARYCDFDEARKNYNVTDLLQCIDRLVADLVDRESDRWVSEGQWNGSTGRQISFMDIFSSFFENSGPHQSNPLPVYPTSGQYPSNHPSVSGGTFGISPGFKLNLFEALSTISRHDDYKCVPRILCEMASGKLPGRSIGKQLSGFFDFFGRNTIMGWLSNFDIEGASPLLNFGRAVLLGYSNRGNSAACYETFPKCPKDMNSLIYYLNNYNGGFFRLFNRVQGGNYRDDSNHHYTDNSKVIIKGRITSGIKKDNRIRPVGNQIYFPSIKYYEHYEKQEPSSYKEISSGNEIIFPNQKSPKNTLIINSLQNHDYKSESNVWHKNVAFFPQETSDKRFSGFRFPTIYH